From Mucilaginibacter rubeus, a single genomic window includes:
- the ppk1 gene encoding polyphosphate kinase 1 produces the protein MEYSFFDRDLSWLLFNERILMEAESEELPVMERVNFLAIFSSNLDEFYRVRMPVVMALHKLSQHNKTEQTEDVLHKAQELVEGQQNRFGKVFTGRLIPLLKENNVNLLFNEPIPVSIADRVSDYFYSQVLAFLKPVDLVGGKKQFFPENNRLYFLVNLGLDNGKERSVILNIPSNQLPRFFSVNEDGKQYIVFLDDIVRYNLNKIFKTEEIKGCYSFKITRDAELELSDDYDGDVQEQIEKQLQKRDQGLATRFLHQPGIPLRILHLIEDKLGVQGSSIVEGGFYHNLKDLMGLPVSIPSLKYTKWPPLVNRQISADESIFDYIDKGDCIFHAPYQSYNAILRFFNEAAIDESVEEISVTLYRVASDSRIVNALISAAESGKKVRVLVELKARFDEANNIKWAKRLKLAGANIIYSDKAIKVHAKVGLVKRLVDGRAKYAGLLATGNFNESTAAFYTDHIMMTANPQLLREMDLLFIYLGKKAKSAEGYEIDFKHLLVAQFNLQSKFIELIDREIEQARKGNPAGITIKLNNLEERVLIGKLYEASQAGVKIRMIVRSICCLIPGVPGMSENITIRRIVDRYLEHGRIFIFHNGGNQEVFMGSADWMNRNVYRRIEVCFPVYDEGIRKEVIDMINIQLADNVQAVNLNEQLQNIRVDRTEPQVQSQRAIYELLQQKKYDRV, from the coding sequence ATGGAATACTCATTTTTCGACAGGGACCTGAGCTGGTTGCTTTTCAATGAACGCATATTGATGGAGGCCGAAAGCGAAGAACTCCCTGTAATGGAAAGGGTAAATTTTCTTGCTATATTCTCATCTAACCTCGACGAATTTTACCGCGTGCGTATGCCCGTGGTAATGGCCTTACATAAGCTTAGCCAGCATAACAAAACAGAACAAACTGAGGATGTTTTGCATAAAGCCCAGGAACTTGTAGAGGGGCAGCAAAATCGTTTCGGTAAGGTTTTTACTGGTAGACTTATTCCGTTGTTAAAGGAAAATAATGTAAACCTGCTGTTTAATGAACCAATCCCGGTTTCTATAGCCGATAGGGTGAGCGATTACTTTTACAGTCAGGTGCTGGCTTTTTTAAAGCCTGTTGACCTGGTAGGTGGTAAAAAACAATTCTTTCCAGAAAATAACCGCCTTTACTTTTTGGTGAACCTTGGGCTGGATAATGGAAAAGAGCGGTCGGTGATCTTAAATATTCCGTCTAATCAGCTGCCACGTTTCTTCAGCGTTAATGAGGATGGTAAGCAGTACATTGTCTTCCTTGATGATATTGTACGGTATAATCTTAACAAGATCTTCAAAACCGAAGAAATAAAAGGCTGCTACAGTTTTAAAATAACTCGCGACGCTGAGCTTGAGCTAAGCGACGACTATGACGGGGATGTTCAGGAGCAGATTGAAAAACAGCTTCAAAAACGCGATCAGGGTTTGGCAACACGCTTTCTGCATCAGCCAGGGATCCCATTGAGGATTTTGCACCTAATTGAGGATAAGCTGGGTGTACAGGGATCAAGCATAGTGGAAGGTGGTTTTTACCATAATTTGAAAGATTTGATGGGCTTGCCTGTCAGCATTCCATCGTTAAAATATACTAAATGGCCTCCCTTGGTAAACAGGCAGATCAGTGCAGATGAATCCATATTTGACTATATCGACAAAGGTGATTGCATTTTTCATGCGCCTTATCAATCGTATAACGCCATTCTTCGTTTCTTTAACGAGGCGGCTATTGACGAAAGCGTAGAGGAAATCTCAGTTACCCTTTACCGGGTAGCCAGTGATTCGAGGATCGTAAATGCCCTAATTAGCGCCGCCGAAAGCGGTAAAAAAGTGAGGGTGTTGGTAGAACTGAAAGCCCGTTTTGATGAAGCCAATAATATCAAATGGGCCAAAAGGTTAAAACTTGCGGGCGCCAATATTATTTATAGTGATAAGGCCATAAAGGTACATGCCAAAGTAGGTCTTGTTAAACGCCTGGTTGATGGCCGGGCAAAATATGCGGGTTTATTGGCCACAGGTAACTTTAATGAAAGTACCGCCGCTTTTTATACCGACCATATCATGATGACGGCCAATCCGCAATTGCTGCGCGAGATGGACTTGTTGTTTATCTACCTTGGTAAAAAAGCTAAATCGGCAGAGGGGTATGAGATTGATTTTAAGCATTTACTGGTAGCTCAATTTAATCTGCAATCGAAATTTATTGAACTGATTGACAGGGAAATTGAGCAGGCGAGAAAGGGCAACCCGGCAGGTATCACCATAAAACTGAATAACCTCGAAGAGCGGGTACTGATAGGCAAGCTTTATGAAGCATCCCAGGCCGGTGTAAAAATCAGGATGATAGTGCGCAGCATTTGCTGTTTAATACCTGGTGTACCGGGGATGAGCGAGAACATTACTATCAGGCGTATTGTTGACCGCTACCTGGAACACGGGCGGATATTTATTTTTCATAACGGAGGCAATCAGGAGGTATTCATGGGCTCGGCCGATTGGATGAACCGCAACGTCTATCGACGTATTGAGGTGTGTTTCCCTGTCTATGATGAGGGCATCAGAAAAGAGGTAATTGATATGATAAATATTCAGCTGGCAGATAATGTTCAGGCTGTAAATTTAAATGAACAATTGCAAAATATAAGAGTTGATAGAACTGAACCGCAGGTACAATCACAGCGGGCCATTTATGAACTTTTACAGCAAAAAAAATATGACAGGGTTTAA
- a CDS encoding Pycsar system effector family protein, with translation MKFQPLLEQVKQYVISYFDVHHDSDLIYHNLRHTKDVVAAATQIANHYQLSDEDFFVVISSAWFHDTGYFTDKKDHEAKSVGIATHFLKQHKIEQPVIDKVEGCIIATKMPQSPANLLQQIICDADLFHLGTDDFRDKNKLLRKEMEAIKKHDIDKDEWRNYNIQFLQGHEYYTDYCRLLLNDQKQKNLQKLIEKQADVEVRETPDLHTTDTGSGTIITQEKDKDHDDDHGGKKHKSDRPDRGIETMFRISSSNHQRLSDMADNKAHIMITVNSIILSAIISLVLRKLDEHSNLLIPTFMLLSVSLATMIFSILSTRPSIPPGLFTKEDIENKKVNLLFFGNFYRMSYDDYSDGMEKMMDDREFLYGSLIRDNYSQGVVLGKKYRLLRASYNIFMFGLIISVVAFIISSLL, from the coding sequence ATGAAATTTCAACCGCTGTTAGAACAGGTAAAGCAGTACGTTATATCTTATTTTGACGTGCATCATGATTCCGACTTAATTTACCATAACCTGAGACATACCAAAGATGTTGTTGCAGCGGCCACCCAAATAGCTAACCATTATCAGTTAAGCGATGAGGATTTTTTTGTGGTGATCTCATCTGCCTGGTTTCATGATACCGGGTATTTTACCGATAAAAAAGACCATGAAGCAAAAAGCGTAGGGATAGCCACACATTTTCTGAAACAGCATAAAATTGAGCAACCGGTTATTGACAAGGTTGAAGGTTGTATCATAGCCACAAAAATGCCGCAAAGCCCCGCCAATCTGTTGCAGCAGATTATTTGCGATGCCGATTTGTTCCATTTGGGTACCGATGATTTCCGCGATAAGAACAAGTTGTTGCGCAAAGAAATGGAAGCCATCAAAAAGCATGATATTGATAAAGATGAATGGCGTAATTACAACATCCAGTTTTTGCAGGGCCACGAATATTATACCGATTACTGCCGCTTGCTATTGAATGATCAAAAACAAAAGAACCTGCAAAAACTGATAGAAAAACAGGCCGATGTTGAAGTGCGTGAAACTCCCGATCTGCATACTACCGATACCGGCAGCGGTACTATAATTACGCAGGAAAAAGATAAGGATCATGATGATGATCATGGTGGTAAAAAACACAAAAGCGACAGGCCTGATCGTGGTATTGAAACTATGTTCAGGATTAGCTCAAGTAATCATCAACGTTTAAGCGATATGGCCGATAATAAGGCTCATATCATGATCACAGTTAATTCTATCATTCTTTCGGCTATAATCAGTTTGGTATTGCGTAAACTTGATGAGCACTCTAACCTGCTGATCCCTACTTTCATGCTGTTGTCGGTTAGTTTGGCTACTATGATTTTCTCTATCCTGTCAACCCGCCCTTCAATTCCGCCGGGATTATTTACCAAAGAGGATATTGAAAATAAGAAAGTGAACCTCTTATTCTTCGGTAATTTCTACCGTATGTCGTACGATGACTATAGCGATGGTATGGAGAAAATGATGGACGACAGGGAATTCCTCTACGGTAGCCTTATCCGCGATAATTACTCACAGGGTGTTGTTTTGGGTAAAAAATACAGGTTGCTCAGGGCATCGTACAATATCTTTATGTTCGGGCTTATCATATCGGTAGTAGCGTTCATCATATCATCATTATTGTAA
- a CDS encoding DUF3857 domain-containing protein, with product MRFTFSLCLVMLFWCSGAAFGDAPSVHISAKPIWLSVLKQYNQKPSARTIERGFYYELIEEQVQVEKQADYNHIIRNIVSETGIQNASQISVSFDPAYERLDFHDITVWRDGKPLNRLKASAFKVIADEQDLSNFIYQGSFSALCILDDIRKGDRIEYSYTLTGRNPILNGKFCSTVYAQWYTPIAHHYTAIIASSQRKLNFKTFNSVPKPIITEANGLKCYQYEGFQVPPAHDDDREPSWYDERGFIQVSEFASWAEVVNWALSINPPSLNIKGELGERIAKLKKEAGDDKAKYFRAAVRTVQQEVRYMGIEIGEYSHRANNPEKVFKQRYGDCKDKSLLLVSMLKADGIDAAMVLVNTDMNEHVEQYIPTAYAFNHAVVTANVNGKQVWVDATMDNQGGEGTDIYFPLYGKGLVLKEGGSALTTIPPSKGGKVIGEDVYTVKDAKSPVLFTVKTTYTGDEADYMRGKLESSGMAETEKSYLDYYSKIYNKIETKDSIIVTDDLKANKLITIETYNVGDFFKKDSTSGKLTADLFANFIYNQFPSITGRTKTPVALTYPYDAHYTIKVVLPGGWNVNEDHDAISRDYYSYASNFTAKGDTLLLNYGLAFLKDNVPVNKLDEFKTDIKKLNSTSLGYSFSYTPPGTSRPSTINSALVLVVFLVTVGLIVLGVWFYQRETPGIVFAYGSTFVPIGGWLIFIALGLAGTALLTGSNMVSQDYFSNHIWNIYHGSKHELNFRILLVAESIGNITLMVYAVFCLVLLLNKRDILPACITGYFAFAFVFFLADYILAANISTKLAETALNPLLRSIVTAAIWIPYFKKSSRVHETFIVPHPPYNYSYEGPGVVEESAS from the coding sequence ATGCGTTTTACGTTTTCCCTTTGTTTGGTGATGTTGTTTTGGTGCAGCGGGGCTGCTTTTGGCGATGCACCTTCGGTACATATTTCGGCCAAACCTATCTGGCTAAGTGTGTTAAAACAGTATAATCAAAAACCATCTGCACGCACTATCGAGCGGGGCTTTTATTACGAGCTTATTGAAGAGCAGGTGCAGGTTGAAAAACAGGCCGACTATAACCACATTATACGTAATATAGTTTCTGAAACAGGGATCCAAAACGCGTCGCAGATTTCGGTTAGTTTTGATCCTGCTTATGAGCGGCTCGATTTTCATGATATTACCGTTTGGCGCGATGGTAAACCTTTAAACCGTTTAAAAGCTTCGGCATTTAAAGTAATAGCCGATGAGCAGGATCTTTCCAATTTTATTTACCAGGGAAGCTTTTCTGCATTATGTATCCTCGACGATATCCGCAAAGGCGATCGTATCGAATATTCATATACGCTTACTGGTCGTAACCCCATACTGAACGGTAAGTTTTGCTCAACTGTGTATGCGCAGTGGTATACACCAATTGCGCATCATTATACTGCTATTATTGCATCGTCGCAACGAAAGCTGAATTTCAAAACTTTTAACAGCGTACCCAAGCCAATCATTACCGAAGCTAATGGGTTAAAATGCTATCAGTATGAGGGCTTCCAGGTACCGCCGGCGCATGACGATGACAGGGAGCCATCATGGTATGATGAGCGCGGTTTTATCCAGGTGAGCGAGTTTGCCAGCTGGGCCGAAGTGGTGAACTGGGCTTTAAGCATTAATCCACCCTCATTGAATATTAAAGGCGAGCTTGGCGAACGGATAGCCAAATTAAAAAAGGAAGCAGGCGACGACAAGGCGAAATACTTCCGGGCTGCAGTGCGCACTGTACAGCAAGAGGTCCGTTACATGGGTATCGAAATTGGCGAATACTCGCACCGCGCCAATAACCCGGAGAAGGTATTTAAACAGCGTTACGGCGATTGTAAGGACAAATCCTTACTGTTGGTATCTATGTTGAAGGCTGATGGGATTGACGCAGCTATGGTTTTGGTAAATACCGATATGAATGAGCATGTTGAGCAGTACATTCCTACAGCTTATGCCTTTAACCATGCCGTTGTAACCGCTAATGTAAACGGGAAACAGGTTTGGGTTGATGCCACAATGGATAACCAGGGTGGAGAAGGCACAGATATTTATTTTCCGCTTTACGGTAAAGGATTGGTTTTGAAAGAAGGAGGCAGCGCGCTGACCACCATTCCGCCGTCAAAAGGTGGTAAGGTTATTGGCGAGGATGTTTACACAGTAAAAGATGCGAAATCGCCAGTGTTGTTTACCGTAAAAACTACTTATACCGGCGATGAGGCTGATTATATGCGTGGTAAACTGGAGTCTTCAGGTATGGCCGAAACCGAAAAAAGCTATCTCGATTATTATTCCAAGATCTATAATAAGATCGAAACCAAAGATTCTATCATTGTAACAGACGATCTGAAAGCGAATAAGCTTATTACCATCGAGACCTATAACGTGGGTGATTTCTTTAAAAAGGATTCAACCAGCGGGAAACTAACTGCCGATCTTTTCGCCAATTTTATTTATAACCAGTTTCCTTCCATAACAGGTCGCACTAAAACACCGGTAGCTTTAACATATCCGTATGATGCCCACTATACCATCAAGGTTGTTTTACCCGGTGGCTGGAATGTTAATGAAGATCATGATGCCATAAGCCGCGATTACTACAGCTATGCATCCAATTTTACAGCTAAAGGGGATACGCTGTTACTTAATTATGGCCTTGCATTCCTGAAGGATAATGTGCCGGTAAATAAACTCGACGAGTTTAAGACGGATATCAAAAAGCTTAACAGCACCAGTTTAGGTTACAGTTTTTCTTATACCCCGCCAGGAACCTCCAGACCGTCAACAATCAACAGCGCGTTGGTTTTGGTGGTTTTCTTAGTAACCGTGGGGCTTATTGTACTTGGGGTATGGTTTTATCAGAGGGAAACTCCGGGAATTGTATTCGCCTATGGATCAACCTTTGTGCCGATAGGGGGATGGTTAATATTTATTGCCTTAGGCTTAGCGGGTACAGCTTTGCTCACTGGTTCCAATATGGTTAGTCAGGACTATTTTAGTAATCATATCTGGAACATATATCATGGCAGTAAGCATGAGCTTAACTTTAGGATTTTACTTGTTGCGGAGTCAATAGGTAACATTACACTAATGGTTTATGCCGTTTTTTGCCTGGTGCTGCTGTTAAACAAGCGCGACATATTGCCTGCCTGCATTACCGGTTATTTTGCTTTCGCCTTCGTGTTTTTCCTGGCCGATTATATTTTGGCAGCTAATATCAGTACTAAGCTTGCAGAAACAGCACTCAATCCGCTTTTGAGGTCAATAGTTACGGCCGCAATTTGGATTCCGTATTTTAAAAAGTCGTCGCGTGTGCATGAAACCTTTATTGTACCTCATCCACCATATAACTACAGCTATGAGGGGCCGGGCGTGGTAGAAGAATCAGCGTCGTAA
- a CDS encoding endonuclease domain-containing protein: MADIIKLCRELRQQETRAEKLLWQELRNRKLINKKFLRQHPLCVQTNFGKSLYYIPDFYCHEARLVIEADGGIHLIKKQYDENRDKVLAGMGLKILRFENHEIENNINDVLLKIIQHLR, encoded by the coding sequence ATGGCCGACATTATTAAACTTTGTAGAGAACTAAGACAACAAGAAACGAGGGCGGAGAAACTTCTTTGGCAAGAGTTGAGAAATAGGAAATTGATAAATAAGAAGTTTCTTCGCCAACACCCTCTTTGTGTACAAACTAATTTCGGAAAAAGCTTATACTATATTCCGGACTTTTACTGCCATGAGGCAAGATTAGTGATTGAAGCCGATGGTGGCATTCATTTAATTAAAAAACAATATGATGAAAATCGTGATAAAGTGTTAGCAGGCATGGGCTTAAAAATATTACGTTTTGAAAATCATGAAATAGAAAATAACATCAATGATGTTTTATTAAAGATCATACAACATCTTCGTTAA
- a CDS encoding DUF2723 domain-containing protein — MQYKKINNLLGWLCFVIASITYILTLEPSVSFWDCGEFISCAYRLQVAHQPGYPVFAMIGKVLSLLSFGDNTKVPFFTNMGSALASGATIMFLFWTITAFAKKLMVEKRDEALEGYKLYVIMGAGLVGALGFTYTDTFWFSAVETIVFALSSLCTAIVFWAILKWDEHADEPGADKWIVFIAYVIGLSIGIHLLNLLTIPAIAMVYHFRRSKKVTTGNAIIAFLVGVVILGLVQYGIRGYTIKFAAYFDLFFVNSLGMGFGSGAFFFILLIIVALVIGIIYSIRKKKPVLNLALLCVAFIYFGYGSFAYIPIRATANTNLNNSHPDNAFTLYGYLNRIQYGEVPLLTGPMYDSQVTDQKQGSIIYRKGKTQYENAGRKTDYVYDHTTALPRMYSTDPNDVQFYKQWLRIPENQAPTMGDNLKWMFSWQMYQMYWRYFFWNFVGRYNDADGQTSTEGIDGNWTSGLFDGGKHLPKSVTAATTYTPLYALPLIIGLIGLFFHVNRRSKDALIVGLLFFFTGLAIVLYVNQASVQPRERDYSYVGSFYAFAIWIGLGVIAIAEFGRKYIDAKIAAVGSTVIGLLICPVLLAAKEWKDHDRSTKMTPHDMAYNYLISCPPNAILFTYGDNDTYSLWYDQEVEGIRPDVRIVNLSLFTGDWYIRQMQKKMNDSEPLPITMPYDKYKEGVRDVIYFNDQKLPGFQEIKEVFDFITSDDKATQVQYQSGDYGNYLPTKNLKLTINPDEVIANGVVKADQKDKLAPAMEWKYTSNYVTKENLAMFDILAHNHWKRPICFTTTIGNENLIGLQPYLYKEGFTYHLIPFKPDTALHDQLSKTNTDVMFDNVMNKFKFGKFKTAKYLDHESTSMFYPVMVTTFLDLAQNLVQEGKNDKALKVVQKYDAELPDLYPYVDVAGRKLYLTQLAYELHDVVLGNKLATNIDNYLTDQLDYNAYLLTQDVNSINGRDVQIGMQVLNGLVQFTKDNHQTTLATKFENQLKGYETKFRAVLGGQ, encoded by the coding sequence ATGCAGTACAAAAAAATCAATAACCTGTTAGGTTGGCTTTGTTTTGTTATAGCCTCAATAACCTATATTTTAACATTAGAGCCATCTGTAAGCTTTTGGGATTGCGGCGAATTTATTTCATGTGCCTACCGTTTACAGGTAGCCCATCAGCCCGGTTACCCGGTTTTTGCCATGATAGGCAAGGTTTTGTCGCTGCTGTCATTTGGTGATAATACTAAAGTGCCATTTTTTACCAATATGGGCTCGGCTTTGGCCAGTGGTGCAACCATCATGTTTTTGTTTTGGACAATTACCGCTTTTGCCAAAAAACTCATGGTTGAAAAACGCGATGAAGCGCTCGAAGGTTATAAATTATATGTGATCATGGGAGCCGGCCTGGTAGGCGCATTAGGTTTCACTTATACCGATACGTTTTGGTTTTCGGCTGTTGAAACCATAGTATTCGCCTTATCTTCACTATGTACTGCAATAGTGTTTTGGGCAATTCTTAAATGGGACGAACACGCGGACGAACCGGGCGCAGATAAATGGATTGTTTTTATAGCTTATGTTATTGGTTTATCTATCGGTATTCACCTGCTTAACTTATTGACAATCCCTGCCATTGCAATGGTTTATCATTTCCGCAGGAGCAAAAAGGTTACTACAGGTAACGCGATAATTGCTTTCCTGGTAGGTGTTGTAATTTTAGGCCTGGTTCAATATGGTATCAGGGGATACACTATCAAGTTTGCCGCTTATTTCGATCTGTTCTTTGTTAACTCATTAGGGATGGGCTTTGGCAGCGGTGCTTTCTTCTTTATCCTGCTGATAATTGTAGCATTGGTAATAGGTATCATTTACAGTATCCGCAAAAAGAAACCGGTGCTAAACCTGGCATTATTGTGCGTAGCATTTATCTATTTCGGTTACGGTTCATTCGCTTATATACCTATTCGCGCTACTGCTAATACCAATTTAAATAACTCGCACCCCGATAACGCGTTTACACTTTACGGATACCTTAACCGTATTCAGTACGGTGAAGTGCCTTTGCTAACCGGTCCTATGTATGACTCCCAGGTTACCGATCAGAAACAAGGAAGTATCATTTACCGTAAAGGTAAAACCCAATATGAAAATGCCGGTCGTAAAACCGACTACGTTTATGATCACACTACCGCCTTGCCGCGTATGTACAGTACCGATCCTAACGATGTGCAGTTTTACAAACAATGGCTACGGATTCCTGAAAATCAGGCCCCAACTATGGGCGACAACCTGAAATGGATGTTCAGCTGGCAAATGTACCAGATGTACTGGCGTTACTTTTTCTGGAACTTTGTTGGCCGCTATAATGATGCCGATGGACAAACCAGCACTGAAGGTATTGATGGTAACTGGACAAGCGGGCTGTTTGACGGCGGTAAACACCTGCCAAAATCAGTAACAGCTGCTACTACCTATACCCCGCTATATGCATTGCCCCTAATCATTGGTTTAATAGGTTTGTTTTTCCATGTTAACCGCCGCAGTAAAGACGCGTTGATTGTTGGTTTGTTGTTCTTCTTTACCGGTTTGGCAATTGTGTTGTACGTAAACCAGGCATCGGTTCAACCCCGTGAGCGTGATTACTCGTACGTAGGTTCGTTTTATGCCTTTGCTATATGGATAGGGCTTGGTGTAATTGCTATTGCCGAATTTGGCCGCAAATACATTGATGCTAAAATAGCCGCTGTTGGCTCAACGGTGATCGGTTTGCTGATTTGCCCGGTACTTTTGGCCGCTAAAGAATGGAAAGATCATGACCGTTCAACCAAAATGACACCGCATGATATGGCTTACAACTACCTGATTTCATGCCCGCCAAATGCCATTCTGTTTACTTATGGCGATAATGATACTTACTCTTTGTGGTACGATCAGGAGGTCGAAGGCATCCGTCCGGATGTGCGCATCGTAAACCTGAGCTTGTTTACCGGCGATTGGTATATCCGCCAGATGCAGAAGAAAATGAACGACTCGGAACCGTTGCCTATCACCATGCCATACGACAAGTATAAAGAAGGAGTGAGGGATGTTATTTATTTTAACGACCAGAAATTGCCAGGCTTTCAGGAGATTAAAGAAGTGTTTGATTTTATTACCTCTGATGATAAAGCTACCCAGGTACAATATCAAAGCGGCGATTATGGCAATTATCTGCCAACTAAAAATCTTAAGCTTACCATTAACCCGGATGAGGTTATTGCTAACGGCGTTGTGAAAGCCGACCAAAAAGATAAGCTTGCTCCTGCTATGGAATGGAAGTACACATCAAACTACGTAACCAAAGAGAATTTGGCCATGTTTGATATTTTGGCGCACAACCACTGGAAACGCCCAATCTGCTTTACTACAACCATCGGCAATGAGAACCTGATTGGTCTGCAGCCTTACTTGTACAAAGAGGGCTTCACCTACCACCTGATTCCGTTTAAACCAGATACTGCTTTACATGATCAGTTGAGCAAAACCAATACCGATGTAATGTTTGATAATGTGATGAATAAGTTTAAATTCGGTAAATTCAAAACTGCCAAATATCTTGATCACGAATCAACCTCAATGTTTTATCCAGTAATGGTAACTACTTTCCTTGATCTGGCTCAAAACCTTGTTCAGGAAGGGAAAAATGATAAAGCCCTGAAAGTTGTTCAGAAATATGATGCCGAGCTTCCTGATCTTTATCCGTATGTAGATGTTGCTGGTCGTAAGTTGTATTTAACCCAGCTGGCTTATGAGCTACATGACGTAGTATTAGGAAACAAGCTGGCTACCAATATTGATAATTACCTTACCGATCAGCTGGATTATAATGCTTACCTACTCACTCAGGACGTTAACAGCATTAACGGTAGAGATGTGCAGATAGGTATGCAGGTGTTGAATGGCCTGGTACAGTTTACCAAAGATAACCATCAAACCACGCTGGCTACTAAATTTGAAAACCAGTTAAAGGGCTATGAAACTAAATTCCGCGCTGTATTGGGCGGGCAATAA
- a CDS encoding gliding motility protein RemB — translation MQNLYSVSLRKTIIIAVTALFISQLAKAQSVYLPNSYQLYQKFNSDIYSVKNSAHTSLRPFLIDSTILHTYDSVMNVGVKDRKTWGGRKLFNEHLFDVKAKEYTFYADYITDVQAGRDFTNSTTTNLNVRGYQIGGTVGNKFSFYTSGFENSAKFASYYNNYVNTNGFIPGQAYARKYTGQPRNSQDWSYVTAILSYSITPKLNITLGEDKMFIGDGYRSVLLSDFAANMPLLRVTADLGPVRYMAAWAYIEDLGPTVPRFDNFGNNRRKWALFHYIDWNITKRVSFGMFNALITPEADDQGKRAGFDANFVNPILFASSLGPGGYQKDNVFLGFNAKYKIFDKAALYGQIMFDRFKGSNFFSGNSTDNTNGWQLGIRGADIFKVKRLNYLFEYNTVKPYTYSNQQPISSYSFYSDPLAHPYGANFREFLGILNYSVGRFDFQGQVNYAKYGLDPTKTDNNGKIITKPFIPSANTTTTIGQGISTQLYYGEGTVAYILNPKYNLRVELGALYRQEKNDLKDSKNTLITLGLRSSFRNLYHDF, via the coding sequence ATGCAAAACCTCTACTCTGTAAGCCTTCGAAAAACAATTATAATAGCTGTAACTGCCTTATTTATATCGCAGTTAGCTAAGGCACAATCGGTTTATTTACCTAATTCATACCAGTTGTATCAAAAATTCAACTCAGATATTTATTCTGTAAAAAACTCGGCACATACCTCATTACGCCCATTTTTGATTGATAGTACTATTCTACACACTTATGATTCTGTGATGAACGTTGGTGTTAAAGATCGCAAAACCTGGGGCGGACGTAAATTATTTAACGAACACCTTTTTGATGTAAAAGCTAAAGAATATACCTTTTACGCCGATTACATTACCGATGTACAGGCCGGCAGGGACTTTACAAATAGCACTACAACTAATTTAAATGTACGCGGCTATCAAATAGGTGGTACGGTTGGAAATAAGTTTTCATTTTATACCAGTGGTTTTGAAAATTCGGCCAAGTTTGCGTCTTATTACAACAACTATGTAAACACCAACGGTTTTATACCTGGCCAGGCTTATGCCAGAAAATACACCGGTCAACCACGCAACTCACAGGATTGGTCGTATGTAACCGCGATTCTCTCGTACTCAATAACTCCAAAACTGAATATTACTTTAGGCGAGGATAAAATGTTTATTGGCGATGGCTACAGATCGGTGCTACTTTCCGATTTTGCAGCTAATATGCCACTGTTAAGAGTTACGGCCGATCTTGGCCCTGTACGCTATATGGCAGCCTGGGCTTACATTGAAGACCTTGGCCCTACCGTTCCCCGATTTGATAACTTCGGGAATAACCGTCGCAAGTGGGCCTTATTTCACTACATTGACTGGAATATAACCAAACGGGTGTCATTTGGGATGTTTAATGCATTAATAACGCCGGAGGCTGATGATCAGGGAAAACGGGCGGGTTTTGACGCTAATTTTGTAAACCCTATCTTATTTGCCAGCTCATTAGGGCCTGGCGGGTACCAAAAAGACAATGTTTTTTTAGGCTTTAACGCTAAATACAAGATCTTTGATAAAGCGGCTTTATACGGGCAGATTATGTTTGACAGGTTCAAGGGTAGCAATTTCTTTTCGGGCAACAGTACCGATAATACCAATGGCTGGCAGTTAGGTATCCGAGGAGCAGATATTTTTAAGGTTAAAAGGTTAAACTACCTGTTTGAATACAATACCGTTAAACCATATACTTACAGCAATCAGCAGCCGATAAGCAGCTACTCTTTTTATAGCGATCCTTTAGCCCACCCTTACGGCGCAAACTTCAGAGAGTTTTTAGGTATCTTAAATTATTCTGTAGGACGTTTTGATTTCCAGGGGCAGGTTAATTATGCCAAATATGGCCTCGATCCTACAAAAACAGACAATAACGGTAAAATTATTACCAAACCATTTATACCTTCGGCAAATACTACCACAACCATTGGCCAGGGTATAAGTACACAACTTTACTATGGCGAAGGCACAGTTGCCTATATCCTGAACCCCAAATATAATTTGCGTGTTGAGCTTGGCGCACTGTATCGCCAGGAAAAAAATGATCTGAAAGATTCAAAGAACACGCTGATCACATTAGGACTAAGAAGTTCGTTCAGGAATTTATATCACGATTTTTAA